AAAAAGGAAGATAATTGAAATTGTAACGACTTTATTTCCTGATTAATTGTCACTGGTTTCTTATCGATGAGCGAGGTCGTACTCATCATTCCGAGCTTTCTGACCTCATCCTCCACCTTCCGAACAGACCAGCCCTCTTCTATAATTTTATTGAAAATTTTCAACTGGCTCTGATCACTGTTAATCGTGATAATCGCCCTCGCATGCCCCATGCTGATCTTATTATCCCGCAGAGCTGCCTGGATCACAGGAGGCAATTTCAGTAAACGAATATAGTTATTCACTGTTGTCCGGTTCTTACCGACCCGCACACCTAATTCTTCCTGCTTAAGACTGCATTCCAATATGAGACGCTGGTAGCTAAGGGCAATTTCTATCGAATTGAGGTTTTCACGCTGAATATTCTCGATCAGCGCCATTTCCAGCATCTGCTGGTCATTGGCTGTTCTTACATAAGCAGGTATCGCTGATAAGCCGATCGATCTGGACGCTTGAAGCCTCCGCTCGCCGGAAATCAATTGGTAGGAATCTTCCGCAATCTGGCGTACAGTAATGGGCTGGATAATGCCCTGGACCCGTATCGAATCCGCGAGTTCCTGCAATGCTTCCTGGTCAAATTTGGTTCTCGGCTGGTATGGGTTGGCCTCGATCTGATCCAGACTTATTTCATTCATCGACCCGACGGTTTCTGGTGCCGGGATCCGCGAGGATGATCTTGAATTATTTACCTTCTCCGAGTCCTGCAGAAGCGCTCCCAATCCCCTGCCCAATCCGGTCATCTTTTTTGTCTTACTGCTATTCTCCATCTTTTAACTATTTGATCATGATCAGTTTACGCCCAATTGCCTATCCGATGAGAGCAATCCGTTTTTACTTAGAATTTCTCTTGCAAGATTTAGATAGCTAACCGCCCCCTTACTGTCTGAATCCTGGGCCATGACCGGGATACCATAACTAGGCGCTTCGCTGATGCGGACGTTACGTGGGATGATCGTATTGAAGACGAGTGACTCGAAGTGATTGGTAACCTCATTGACAACCTGATTGGAAAGACGTAACCGGAGATCGTACATGGTAAGCAGGATCCCTTCGATAATCAGGTCGGTATTGAGTCTGGATTGTATAATTGTAATGGTATTCAATAGCTTGCCCAGGCCTTCCAGTGCAAAGTATTCGCATTGAACAGGTATAATAACAGAGTCGGCTGCGGTGAGGCTGTTAATTGTAATCAGACCAAGTGAGGGAGAGCAATCGATGATAATGAAATCGTAATTGTCGCGCACTTCCGCAATAGCCTCTTTCATCCTGTTCTCCCTGTTTTTCAGGTTGATCATCTCGATCTCGGCACCTACAAGGTCAATATGTGAGGGAAGCAGGTTGAGGTTTGGAAAATCTGTTTCCAAAATTATTTCGGATGCTCTTGCCTGCTCTACCATGCATTCGTAGATGCTGTTTTCCATTTCCTGCGGGTTGAATCCAAGCCCGGAGGTAGAGTTCGCCTGAGGATCGGCGTCGATAATCAAGGTCCGGAATTCCAAAGCAGCCAGGCTGGCAGCCAAATTAATAGCGGTGGTCGTCTTCCCTACTCCTCCCTTTTGATTTGCAATTGCAATTACTTTGCCCATGTATTCATTTGTGTTACCAATTTCAAATTTCAGTTATTCAGGGCAATTCACCAAAAAATGTTCCACGGAGATTTAAACAAAACATATATACTATTTAAAATCAAACACTTAACTCACATTATTATTTAATTAAAAATAGATTTACATTAAAATTGGCGGGTGTTTCACGCCCAAACCTGCGTTCCTTCCGTACAGTTCTTGCACATTTCAATTTCTGACCGCGATCTGATCAGTGAAGCCCGGAAGTCCTCATATTTCTTCCCCCTCCAGAGCTGCCGAAAGGTTTGACGCTTCATATCTCCAAGCTTATATTCGGCATCCTTATCAAAACAGCAGGGCACCACTGCGCCATCCCAGGTGATCACACAGGAATGCCACATTTTCCAGCAATGGTCTACAAATTTATTCTTGATTGAATATCCGCCGCCTGCTTCTTTCTTGTATCGGGAATACTTATCAATAGTCGGGATCAGGTCCGAACCTTCTTCATAGTCATAAATCTGTGCCGTTTTAAAACCAATCTCATCGACACCCATTTCCTCAGCCAATTTCTTCACATCTTCGATTTGGTGTTCATTGGGTTTAACTACCAAAAACTGAAATATCACATGCGGCGTACTGGATTTGAGTTCCTTCTTCCACTTGATGATATTCCGCGTGCCTTCCAGCACTTTTTCCAGATTGCCTCCCACGCGATACTGCTGGTACACATCCTGAGTGGTCCCATCAATAGAAATGATTAGCCTGTCAAGACCCGACTCGACTGTTTTTTTTGCCTTTTCGTCTGTCAGATAATGTGCATTCGTGGAGGTAGCAGTATATATGCCTTTATTGTGCGCATATTCGACCAGTTCAAAAAATTTTGGATGCAGGTAAGGTTCCCCCTGAAAGTAGAAGATAAGATACAGCAATGTATCTGCTAGCTCGTCGATGGTCTTTTTGTATAACTGTTCCTCCATCATCCCGGTGGGTCGGGTAAAGGAACGCAGCCCGCTCGGACATTCGGGGCAGCGCAGGTTGCAGGAAGTGGTGGGTTCAAACGAAATGGCGATCGGCATGCCCCAGTGTACCGGATTTCCGGTCATCTTCGAGTAAAAGTAACTGCTCAATATCTGGATCGAATTCCAGGCACGTTTGGGCGTTACCTTGGACATTAAATTCAGACCATCCTTAAAATTTTTGTTCATTATTTGCCGCTTTTGGCGATTAGCAATCAGCTACTTGCCCGATGTGATGATGGAATAGCAGGCTTGTCCGGTCAGACTACCTCGATTCCTGTGGTATACTTTATTTCGGAAATTACGAAATAACTACTGATGTGTAACACGCTTTTGAGTGCAGAAAGTTTTTGTTGATAAAATTGATTGTAAGCTTCTCCGTCCTCCACGATGACTTTCAGCATATAATCGAAGTTTCCCGAAACAACCGAACATTCGAGTACTTCACTCATATTCACGATCGCCTGATTGAAGTCCTCAAAGCTCTCCTTTCGCTGCTTGTCCAGGGTGACATTGCAATATACGACCAGACTTTTACCGAGTTTTCTCCGGTTCAGCAGGCTCACGTATTTATCGATAAACCCCTCTTTTTCAAGCTTCCTGATCCTTTCATGAACAGGAGTAACCGAGAGATTGATCTTACTTGCAATTTCCTTAATTGTCAGCTGCGCATCGTCCTGTAACAATGCGAGGATTTTACGATCAGTAGGGTCGAGCTGCATTCAGTATTTTTTTCTGTTTAACCTGGGGTGCAAAAGGGATGTCGCAGAATTTTTTCTTACAAAACCAATCAAAAATAGTTTTCTTTTCTGTGTTATCGAGAATATATGGTATGATTTTCCATAAGATCTTAATTTTGAAAAGCTTACAGGCAATCTTCAAAATATTAACTTTTTCCGCACATGATCATTGGTGTTCCCAGGGAAATAAAGAATAATGAAAACCGTGTCGCACTGACACCGGCAGGTGTAACCGAATTTCGTAAACGCGGCCACGTTGTTTATGTACAGACCGATGCCGGAAAAGGGAGTGGCTTCAGTGACCATGAATACACAGAAGCAGGTGCGAGTATCCTGCCTTCCATAGAAGAAGTTTACGCGATCGCGGATATGATCATTAAGGTGAAGGAGCCTATTGAAACTGAATACAGGCTGATCAAAGAAGATCAATTGCTGTTTACTTATTTTCACTTTGCTTCTTCGGAGTCACTTACACACGCAATGATCGAAAGAAAAGCGGTTTGTCTGGCCTACGAAACTGTCGAGAAAACCGACAGAAGCCTTCCCTTGCTCGTTCCGATGAGTGAAGTTGCAGGCAGAATGGCGGTGCAGGAGGGCGCAAAATATCTGGAAAAACCAATGGGCGGTTTTGGAATCCTGCTGGGCGGGGTTGCGGGTGTCAAGCCTGCTAATGTGCTGGTCCTTGGCGGAGGTATCGTAGGCACTCAATCCGCAAAAATGGCGGCTGGTCTTGGAGCTAATGTTACTATTGCGGATATCAGTCTGCCGCGCCTGCGCTACCTGGAAGATATTATGCCTGCAAATGTGGATACGGTCATGTCCAATGAATATAACATTCGGGAACTCATCAAAAGTGCTAACCTGATCATCGGGGGAGTGCTGATTCCGGGAGCCAAAGCCCCTTCTCTGATTACCAGGGATATGCTTAAATTGATGAAACCAGGTACGGTGATGGTCGACGTCGCTATTGA
This Dyadobacter sp. UC 10 DNA region includes the following protein-coding sequences:
- a CDS encoding ParB/RepB/Spo0J family partition protein → MENSSKTKKMTGLGRGLGALLQDSEKVNNSRSSSRIPAPETVGSMNEISLDQIEANPYQPRTKFDQEALQELADSIRVQGIIQPITVRQIAEDSYQLISGERRLQASRSIGLSAIPAYVRTANDQQMLEMALIENIQRENLNSIEIALSYQRLILECSLKQEELGVRVGKNRTTVNNYIRLLKLPPVIQAALRDNKISMGHARAIITINSDQSQLKIFNKIIEEGWSVRKVEDEVRKLGMMSTTSLIDKKPVTINQEIKSLQFQLSSFFGAKVSVKSSEAHKGEIKIPFGSEEELKKILETLKFK
- a CDS encoding ParA family protein, which gives rise to MGKVIAIANQKGGVGKTTTAINLAASLAALEFRTLIIDADPQANSTSGLGFNPQEMENSIYECMVEQARASEIILETDFPNLNLLPSHIDLVGAEIEMINLKNRENRMKEAIAEVRDNYDFIIIDCSPSLGLITINSLTAADSVIIPVQCEYFALEGLGKLLNTITIIQSRLNTDLIIEGILLTMYDLRLRLSNQVVNEVTNHFESLVFNTIIPRNVRISEAPSYGIPVMAQDSDSKGAVSYLNLAREILSKNGLLSSDRQLGVN
- a CDS encoding SPASM domain-containing protein: MNKNFKDGLNLMSKVTPKRAWNSIQILSSYFYSKMTGNPVHWGMPIAISFEPTTSCNLRCPECPSGLRSFTRPTGMMEEQLYKKTIDELADTLLYLIFYFQGEPYLHPKFFELVEYAHNKGIYTATSTNAHYLTDEKAKKTVESGLDRLIISIDGTTQDVYQQYRVGGNLEKVLEGTRNIIKWKKELKSSTPHVIFQFLVVKPNEHQIEDVKKLAEEMGVDEIGFKTAQIYDYEEGSDLIPTIDKYSRYKKEAGGGYSIKNKFVDHCWKMWHSCVITWDGAVVPCCFDKDAEYKLGDMKRQTFRQLWRGKKYEDFRASLIRSRSEIEMCKNCTEGTQVWA
- a CDS encoding Lrp/AsnC family transcriptional regulator codes for the protein MQLDPTDRKILALLQDDAQLTIKEIASKINLSVTPVHERIRKLEKEGFIDKYVSLLNRRKLGKSLVVYCNVTLDKQRKESFEDFNQAIVNMSEVLECSVVSGNFDYMLKVIVEDGEAYNQFYQQKLSALKSVLHISSYFVISEIKYTTGIEVV
- the ald gene encoding alanine dehydrogenase, translating into MIIGVPREIKNNENRVALTPAGVTEFRKRGHVVYVQTDAGKGSGFSDHEYTEAGASILPSIEEVYAIADMIIKVKEPIETEYRLIKEDQLLFTYFHFASSESLTHAMIERKAVCLAYETVEKTDRSLPLLVPMSEVAGRMAVQEGAKYLEKPMGGFGILLGGVAGVKPANVLVLGGGIVGTQSAKMAAGLGANVTIADISLPRLRYLEDIMPANVDTVMSNEYNIRELIKSANLIIGGVLIPGAKAPSLITRDMLKLMKPGTVMVDVAIDQGGCFETSKATTHEHPIYEVDGVVHYCVANMPGAVPYTSTLALTNATLPYALQLADLGWKKACSVSEELRKGLNVVNGKVVFKGVSDAWNLPYTEVKELF